A stretch of the Cellulomonas sp. WB94 genome encodes the following:
- a CDS encoding MazG family protein, with translation MARRTDGRLSPATTIPGEGIQALVEVMDRLRSPGGCPWDARQTHASLVPYALEEAYEVAEAIESGDRSAMREELGDLLLQVVFHARIAQESPTDPFDLDDVARAITAKLVRRHPHVFERVVSGAGGAPSVDATGADLEDLHVQWDRIKGHEKQRESVLDGIPAAQSALARGQKVLARARRAGLQSSGDLTQVAPPRGPDGTDGPDGTDGPDGGGAVAWTEAEVGRRLLELVAAADEVGVDAESALRNAVRAVEADVRVAEQDARDQGPANRPPGIVTISPGEPTAAPRTERGSEDR, from the coding sequence GTGGCTCGTCGCACCGACGGCCGGTTGAGCCCGGCGACGACCATTCCCGGCGAGGGCATCCAGGCTCTCGTCGAGGTCATGGACCGCCTGCGGTCGCCCGGTGGGTGCCCGTGGGACGCGCGCCAGACGCACGCCTCGCTCGTGCCGTACGCGCTCGAGGAGGCGTACGAGGTCGCCGAGGCGATCGAGTCCGGCGACCGCTCCGCCATGCGCGAGGAGCTCGGCGACCTCCTGCTGCAGGTCGTGTTCCACGCGCGGATCGCCCAGGAGTCCCCGACCGACCCGTTCGACCTCGACGACGTGGCGCGCGCGATCACCGCGAAGCTCGTGCGCCGGCACCCGCACGTGTTCGAGCGCGTGGTGTCCGGGGCCGGCGGCGCGCCCTCGGTCGACGCGACCGGTGCGGACCTCGAGGACCTGCACGTGCAGTGGGACCGGATCAAGGGTCACGAGAAGCAGCGCGAGTCGGTGCTCGACGGGATCCCGGCCGCCCAGAGTGCGCTCGCGCGCGGGCAGAAGGTGCTCGCGCGGGCACGGCGGGCCGGCCTCCAGTCGAGTGGTGACCTCACGCAGGTGGCACCGCCCCGGGGGCCGGACGGCACGGATGGTCCCGACGGCACGGATGGTCCCGACGGCGGGGGTGCCGTGGCGTGGACCGAGGCCGAGGTCGGAAGGCGGCTGCTCGAGCTCGTGGCAGCGGCCGACGAGGTCGGTGTCGACGCCGAGTCGGCGCTGCGCAACGCCGTGCGGGCCGTCGAGGCGGACGTCCGCGTCGCTGAACAGGACGCTCGGGACCAAGGTCCGGCAAATCGACCCCCCGGCATCGTCACCATTTCACCTGGAGAGCCGACGGCTGCTCCGAGGACCGAGCGAGGAAGCGAGGACCGATGA